In Elusimicrobiota bacterium, a single genomic region encodes these proteins:
- a CDS encoding SIMPL domain-containing protein (The SIMPL domain is named for its presence in mouse protein SIMPL (signalling molecule that associates with mouse pelle-like kinase). Bacterial member BP26, from Brucella, was shown to assemble into a channel-like structure, while YggE from E. coli has been associated with resistance to oxidative stress.) translates to MEQIAVVSGSGSSVVKVKPNRATVVLTISSEVALKEGVNAQADAMQARDAKVGQGLPFIKEVIGKGGSISVIPSDGPAYGEPEKKSGTIPVIGHRAVSTVEVRLSGGKKSLDRRLALLQPGDETQAEGVSRPTFGLSSARAVAASERVLKRARAVAERMLAAAAPEGAKVRADEAEVSFDVSDLSQYRPRPYYGARAKAMAEAADGPVVEGGSVEVSATVTLTNAPIVRPVRRPMIPSAGRAEADDTL, encoded by the coding sequence ATGGAACAGATAGCCGTGGTGTCTGGAAGCGGTTCCAGCGTGGTGAAAGTAAAACCCAACCGGGCGACCGTGGTTTTGACCATCAGCTCGGAGGTCGCGTTGAAAGAGGGCGTCAATGCGCAGGCGGACGCGATGCAAGCCAGGGACGCCAAGGTGGGGCAAGGCTTGCCTTTCATTAAGGAAGTCATAGGCAAGGGGGGCAGCATTTCTGTTATCCCTTCGGATGGGCCTGCTTATGGGGAACCGGAGAAAAAATCGGGCACAATTCCCGTCATCGGGCACCGGGCCGTGTCGACTGTTGAAGTGCGCCTGAGCGGAGGCAAGAAAAGCCTGGACCGGCGTTTGGCGCTGCTTCAGCCTGGCGATGAGACCCAGGCGGAGGGGGTTTCCAGGCCGACCTTCGGTTTAAGCTCGGCCAGGGCTGTCGCGGCCTCGGAAAGGGTGTTGAAGCGGGCCCGTGCCGTGGCTGAAAGAATGCTCGCGGCTGCGGCTCCCGAGGGCGCGAAGGTTCGTGCCGATGAGGCCGAGGTCAGCTTCGATGTCAGCGATCTCTCGCAGTATCGCCCGCGGCCTTATTATGGGGCTCGCGCCAAGGCGATGGCCGAGGCTGCCGACGGTCCCGTGGTGGAAGGCGGTTCCGTTGAGGTGAGCGCCACCGTCACGCTAACGAACGCGCCTATCGTAAGGCCGGTGCGGCGGCCGATGATTCCATCTGCCGGTCGCGCGGAGGCTGACGATACTTTGTAA
- a CDS encoding RluA family pseudouridine synthase, with amino-acid sequence MIESPWVEVPFKVQDPQDGLRLDRYLTARLHRYSRNKVQELIESGQVFLRGRSAKASQRVSAGETIIIRYPRREEPPCPHQTLQVLYEDAEILAVNKPGDTLSHPTDKAHRNTVTSILRGQFPDLAPRLVHRLDRETSGVLVLAKSREAARALTEQFAAHVVKKEYWAIALGQISWAAKTVDIPVGREDLEVKVRQKAGSGQEARTEFERLALSDGFSLVKARPLTGRLHQIRVHLAHLGHPILGDKLYAGAGEYYMKAVRRQLTTKDRLALGAERQMLHSRALGLAQPSSGRELLIEAPLPRDFEDCLARTGLHG; translated from the coding sequence TTGATAGAGTCCCCTTGGGTCGAAGTCCCCTTTAAAGTGCAGGACCCCCAGGACGGCCTGCGCTTGGACCGGTACTTGACGGCGCGGCTCCACCGCTACTCCCGAAATAAGGTCCAAGAACTGATCGAGTCGGGCCAGGTCTTTCTGCGCGGACGTTCGGCCAAGGCTTCTCAACGAGTCTCTGCCGGCGAGACCATAATCATCCGCTACCCCCGCCGGGAGGAGCCGCCCTGCCCCCATCAAACCCTCCAGGTCCTCTATGAGGACGCGGAGATTCTAGCCGTCAACAAGCCCGGGGACACTTTGAGCCATCCCACGGACAAGGCCCACCGCAACACGGTGACATCAATACTGCGCGGCCAATTCCCAGATCTCGCGCCGCGCCTGGTCCACCGCCTGGACCGCGAGACGAGCGGGGTCTTGGTCCTGGCCAAGAGCCGGGAAGCCGCGCGGGCCCTGACCGAGCAATTCGCGGCCCACGTCGTTAAGAAGGAATATTGGGCCATCGCCTTGGGCCAAATCTCTTGGGCGGCGAAAACGGTGGATATCCCCGTAGGACGGGAGGACCTCGAGGTCAAGGTCCGCCAGAAGGCGGGAAGCGGGCAGGAGGCGCGGACCGAGTTTGAACGCCTGGCATTGAGCGACGGCTTCTCCCTCGTCAAGGCACGGCCATTGACGGGCCGGCTCCACCAGATTCGGGTCCACCTGGCTCATCTGGGCCATCCCATTCTTGGAGACAAGCTCTACGCAGGCGCGGGGGAGTACTACATGAAGGCCGTGCGCCGGCAGCTCACGACCAAGGACCGTCTGGCCCTCGGAGCCGAGCGGCAGATGCTCCACTCCAGGGCCCTCGGGCTCGCCCAGCCCAGTTCCGGCCGGGAGCTTCTCATCGAGGCGCCGCTCCCCCGGGATTTTGAAGATTGCCTCGCGAGGACGGGCCTCCATGGCTGA
- a CDS encoding replication-associated recombination protein A, whose product MNEELFPTQSPLSAQPLAARLAPQNLDDFSGQEHLLGPGKMLRRLIEAGKFSSALFFGPPGCGKTALARYIAGKAEAHVVELNAVTAGVGDLKKAIEQAKYDLGSLGRRTLLLVDEIHHFNRTQQDVLLPACERGDALLIGLTTENPSFYVNAALLSRITAFEFKPLGEEDLAKILRRAVKDKEKGLGALKLEAAPAAAKHLIQMAGGDARKLLNALELAALSTAPNAQGNRVVGLEVAEESIRRRSIRYDKKSDDHYDHISAFIKSMRGSDPDAALYWMAKMLEAGEDPRFIARRVLICAAEDVGNADFRALVIANAAFQAAEVLGMPEARIPLAQAVTYIAAAPKSNAAYLGIDAAMKEARHGPAREVPLHLRDASLDAESRGHGKGYKYAHDYPGHYVEQEYMPGPKRFYEPSDEGDEKRIKERLKSLRRER is encoded by the coding sequence GTGAATGAGGAGCTTTTCCCGACCCAATCCCCGCTCTCGGCCCAGCCCCTGGCCGCGCGCCTAGCCCCGCAAAACCTGGACGATTTCTCGGGTCAAGAACACCTTCTCGGCCCCGGCAAGATGCTCAGACGCCTCATCGAGGCGGGGAAATTCAGCTCCGCCCTCTTCTTCGGGCCTCCCGGATGCGGCAAGACGGCCCTGGCCCGATATATCGCGGGGAAAGCCGAGGCCCACGTCGTGGAGCTCAACGCCGTCACCGCCGGGGTGGGCGACCTCAAGAAGGCGATCGAGCAGGCCAAATACGATTTGGGAAGCTTGGGGCGGCGCACCTTGCTCCTGGTGGATGAGATCCATCATTTCAACCGAACCCAGCAGGACGTGCTTCTTCCGGCCTGCGAGCGCGGAGACGCGCTTCTCATCGGCCTCACGACCGAGAACCCCTCGTTTTACGTGAACGCCGCCCTTCTTTCCCGGATCACCGCCTTCGAGTTCAAACCGCTCGGGGAGGAGGACTTGGCCAAGATCCTGCGCCGGGCGGTCAAGGACAAGGAGAAGGGCCTGGGTGCACTCAAGCTGGAGGCAGCGCCCGCGGCGGCCAAGCACCTAATCCAGATGGCGGGAGGAGACGCGCGCAAGCTCTTGAACGCCCTGGAACTTGCCGCCCTTTCCACGGCTCCCAACGCCCAAGGGAATCGCGTGGTCGGCCTCGAGGTCGCTGAGGAATCCATCCGCCGCCGCTCCATACGCTACGACAAGAAATCCGACGACCACTACGACCACATCTCGGCCTTCATCAAGTCCATGCGCGGCAGCGACCCCGACGCGGCCCTCTACTGGATGGCCAAGATGCTAGAGGCCGGGGAGGATCCCCGCTTCATCGCCCGGCGCGTCCTCATCTGCGCGGCCGAGGACGTGGGCAACGCCGATTTCCGGGCCCTGGTCATCGCCAACGCCGCCTTCCAAGCCGCGGAGGTCCTGGGAATGCCCGAGGCCCGCATTCCCTTGGCGCAGGCCGTCACTTACATCGCGGCGGCCCCCAAGTCCAACGCCGCCTATCTCGGCATCGACGCGGCCATGAAAGAGGCCCGCCACGGCCCGGCCCGGGAGGTCCCCCTGCACCTGCGCGACGCCAGCCTCGACGCCGAGTCCCGCGGGCACGGGAAGGGCTACAAGTACGCCCACGACTACCCCGGCCACTACGTGGAGCAGGAGTACATGCCAGGCCCCAAGCGCTTCTACGAGCCCTCCGATGAGGGCGACGAAAAGCGCATCAAGGAGCGGCTCAAGAGCCTACGGCGCGAGCGCTAG
- a CDS encoding HAD family phosphatase produces MAEGRITVVFFDIGNVLLTFSARKVALKLAAAVRCSPWKLARVLWTSGLAEKVERGQVSPLELYHIFRWELGFQGSRKDFERAWCDHFTLNRGTAALLKRLRKTHKVYLLSNTNELHYDYISRNYSFTKQVHGAVLSHELGLRKPEPEIYRAALKKARALPAQAVFIDDLAENVDAARRAGIHAFQYTELPALRRELSRLRMIDA; encoded by the coding sequence ATGGCTGAAGGGCGGATCACAGTCGTATTCTTCGACATCGGCAACGTGCTCCTCACGTTCAGCGCGCGGAAAGTGGCCCTCAAGCTCGCCGCGGCCGTGCGCTGCTCGCCCTGGAAGCTGGCGCGCGTTTTGTGGACCTCGGGGCTGGCCGAAAAAGTGGAGCGCGGGCAGGTAAGCCCGCTCGAGCTCTACCACATTTTCCGCTGGGAGCTCGGGTTTCAAGGCTCGCGCAAGGACTTCGAGAGGGCTTGGTGCGATCATTTCACCTTGAACCGCGGAACAGCGGCTCTACTCAAGAGACTGCGCAAGACCCACAAGGTGTATCTCCTCTCCAACACCAACGAACTGCATTACGACTACATCTCCAGGAATTACTCCTTCACCAAGCAGGTTCACGGGGCCGTTCTTTCCCATGAGCTGGGCCTGCGCAAGCCGGAGCCGGAAATATACCGCGCAGCCCTTAAAAAGGCCCGGGCCCTTCCGGCCCAGGCGGTGTTCATCGATGATTTGGCGGAGAACGTGGATGCCGCCCGGCGGGCGGGAATTCACGCCTTCCAGTACACGGAACTTCCGGCCCTGAGGCGGGAGCTCTCCCG
- a CDS encoding exodeoxyribonuclease VII small subunit, which translates to MNNKTPKKEPFETSLEKLEEIVRQLECGEKGLEQSLELFEKGVVLAKELSRQLEEAKRKVEVLSKENGKLSRKAFEEAGD; encoded by the coding sequence ATGAACAACAAAACTCCTAAAAAAGAGCCGTTCGAAACCTCCCTCGAGAAGCTCGAGGAGATCGTGCGCCAGCTTGAATGCGGCGAGAAGGGATTGGAACAGTCCCTCGAACTCTTCGAAAAAGGCGTGGTCCTGGCCAAGGAGCTCTCCCGTCAGCTCGAAGAGGCCAAGCGCAAGGTCGAGGTCCTGTCCAAGGAAAACGGGAAGCTCTCCCGGAAGGCCTTCGAGGAAGCCGGGGATTAG
- a CDS encoding FAD-dependent oxidoreductase, translating into MKASNNGGPGARNPIGQGFPSQPQNSEKQRQLLPRLGTALLLGSVVGTGLVLSTLRHWQGFGWAFLAALGNEREIGFGPKLALAPVVIGLAASLPAFAAVGGGLGGALHGYRAENARQALRDASVFLSKFNAQFAPNLISFLPMARQPVPLSNKAKLDTNTRIAIIGAGASGIAAARRLIEKGYRHVTVFESKPQAGGKVNSTRDEGQAYDMGAVIVAGHYLEIKELAKRVGLHERTGSPIGFYSWAKGQLMSPWGSVAPMELASNIAKYIWLLLTDFNDSIKSRFQKVHPLLAAPTGDFLKAMGLSALGTLWKPMVTGFAYGNYEKTPAVYFLEFVTLRAALNWGEWRYWEGGFAELFRRLAALPGPDFRYNSPVKHMERTHHGVIIETKQGLEEFDQVIVTTNPSETLKFLDSSPEEKDLFQRVETYNLRVYLVRAEGLAPGWNMIAEDVEEGRLISWDSQHPGSNLFTLYAFAGHGMSDEDVLTKVRQDVERLGGSIKSVEEKRRWRYFPHVRPQDIRAGFFERIAALQGQNRTTWVGSTLGFETVSTTVIFSQSMVEDRF; encoded by the coding sequence ATGAAGGCTTCTAACAACGGAGGGCCCGGGGCTCGCAATCCCATAGGCCAAGGCTTCCCATCCCAACCGCAAAATTCCGAAAAACAGCGGCAATTGCTGCCGCGGCTCGGCACCGCATTGTTGCTGGGATCTGTTGTCGGGACAGGCCTCGTCCTTTCAACGCTTCGTCACTGGCAGGGCTTTGGCTGGGCATTCCTAGCCGCCTTGGGCAACGAGCGGGAAATCGGATTCGGCCCCAAGCTTGCCCTTGCCCCGGTGGTCATTGGCCTAGCCGCCTCCTTGCCGGCGTTCGCAGCCGTGGGAGGGGGGCTCGGCGGAGCGCTTCACGGCTACCGCGCTGAAAACGCTCGGCAAGCCTTGCGAGACGCGTCCGTATTCCTGTCCAAATTTAACGCGCAGTTCGCGCCGAACTTGATCAGCTTCCTCCCTATGGCCCGGCAGCCCGTCCCCTTGAGCAACAAGGCCAAGCTTGACACCAACACCCGCATCGCCATCATCGGAGCCGGAGCCTCGGGAATCGCGGCCGCGCGCCGCCTCATCGAGAAAGGCTATCGGCATGTAACTGTATTTGAATCCAAGCCCCAGGCCGGAGGAAAGGTCAATTCAACCCGCGATGAAGGACAGGCCTACGACATGGGGGCCGTCATCGTGGCAGGCCATTACCTGGAGATCAAGGAGCTCGCCAAACGCGTAGGTCTCCATGAAAGGACGGGTAGCCCAATAGGTTTTTACTCCTGGGCCAAGGGGCAACTCATGAGCCCCTGGGGAAGCGTCGCTCCCATGGAGTTGGCCTCGAATATCGCCAAATATATTTGGCTGCTTTTGACTGATTTCAACGACTCCATCAAATCGCGCTTTCAAAAAGTTCACCCGCTACTCGCCGCTCCCACAGGGGATTTCCTAAAAGCCATGGGGCTGTCGGCCCTGGGAACCTTGTGGAAGCCCATGGTAACTGGTTTTGCCTACGGCAACTATGAAAAAACCCCCGCCGTATACTTCCTAGAGTTCGTGACCCTCCGGGCAGCATTGAATTGGGGAGAATGGCGCTACTGGGAAGGCGGTTTTGCCGAGCTTTTTAGGCGCTTGGCGGCCTTGCCCGGCCCGGATTTCCGCTATAATTCGCCGGTCAAACACATGGAACGAACCCACCATGGAGTCATTATTGAAACCAAGCAAGGGCTTGAGGAATTTGACCAGGTGATCGTGACAACGAACCCCAGTGAAACCCTGAAATTTTTGGACTCGTCGCCAGAGGAAAAAGACCTCTTTCAACGGGTCGAAACCTACAACTTGCGCGTCTATCTCGTCAGGGCCGAGGGACTGGCGCCAGGATGGAACATGATCGCTGAGGACGTCGAAGAGGGCCGTCTCATCAGCTGGGACAGCCAACATCCCGGCTCGAACCTCTTCACGCTCTACGCATTCGCGGGCCACGGCATGAGCGACGAAGATGTTTTGACGAAGGTGCGCCAGGACGTGGAGCGATTGGGCGGCTCCATTAAAAGCGTGGAGGAAAAACGACGCTGGAGATACTTTCCTCACGTGAGACCTCAAGACATCCGCGCCGGGTTCTTCGAAAGAATAGCCGCGCTTCAAGGGCAAAACCGAACCACGTGGGTGGGCAGCACCTTGGGCTTCGAAACGGTTTCTACCACCGTGATATTCAGCCAATCCATGGTTGAAGACCGTTTTTGA
- the xseA gene encoding exodeoxyribonuclease VII large subunit produces the protein MPLQPPVKIFSVSELNGQIHELLESSFAELWVEGEISNCRAYPSGHTYFTLKDESAQIAAVLFKGSAWGLRFKLQDGLKVLARARVSSYIKRGEVQLVVSSLEPREKGALQLAFEQLKARLAAEGLFDEARKKPLPRFPSSLGIITSLQGAAVHDMLSVLGRRWPRLAVLIHPVKVQGDGAKEQIAQAISNFNRHFPETQVLLVGRGGGSMEDLWAFNEEIVARAIAESKIPVISCVGHETDFTIADFVADRRAPTPSAAAELAVPDQREILARVGELKKRLADCARDRLKRLEERLLLARRHPLLQSPHRLYEERIKRVDELLGRLPEAVKRALLHAEKDLRLQAHKLDAFSPLKVLSRGYAIAEKLPGGEILRASSQAAPGDRLRLRLHEGHVFCEVIPHEQQNS, from the coding sequence ATGCCACTCCAGCCTCCGGTTAAAATATTCTCGGTTTCCGAGCTCAACGGCCAAATTCACGAGCTATTGGAATCTTCCTTCGCCGAGCTCTGGGTGGAGGGGGAGATTTCCAATTGCCGGGCCTATCCTTCCGGCCACACCTATTTCACCCTCAAGGACGAAAGCGCCCAAATCGCGGCCGTGCTTTTCAAGGGCTCGGCCTGGGGCCTGCGCTTCAAGCTCCAGGACGGGCTCAAGGTCCTGGCCCGGGCCCGGGTCTCTTCCTATATAAAGAGAGGAGAAGTTCAGCTCGTGGTCTCAAGCCTCGAGCCCCGCGAGAAGGGCGCCCTCCAGCTCGCCTTCGAGCAGCTCAAGGCGCGCTTGGCCGCGGAGGGGCTTTTCGATGAGGCCAGAAAAAAGCCCCTGCCGCGCTTTCCCTCGAGCCTGGGGATCATCACGTCTCTTCAAGGTGCGGCGGTCCACGACATGCTCTCGGTACTGGGCCGGCGTTGGCCGCGTCTGGCAGTCCTGATCCATCCCGTGAAGGTCCAAGGCGATGGCGCCAAGGAGCAAATCGCTCAAGCCATTTCCAACTTCAATAGGCATTTCCCCGAGACCCAGGTCCTGCTCGTGGGCCGCGGAGGAGGCTCCATGGAGGACCTCTGGGCCTTCAACGAGGAGATCGTGGCCCGGGCCATCGCCGAGTCCAAGATACCCGTCATCTCCTGCGTGGGACACGAGACCGACTTCACCATCGCCGATTTCGTCGCGGACAGGCGCGCCCCCACGCCCTCGGCCGCGGCGGAGCTGGCCGTGCCCGACCAGAGGGAGATCTTGGCGCGCGTCGGGGAGCTTAAGAAGCGCCTGGCGGATTGCGCCCGGGACCGTCTCAAGCGCCTCGAGGAGCGCCTCCTGCTCGCGCGCCGGCACCCCCTTCTTCAAAGCCCCCACCGGCTCTACGAGGAGCGCATCAAGCGCGTGGACGAGCTCTTGGGTAGGCTCCCCGAGGCCGTCAAGAGAGCCCTCCTGCACGCCGAGAAGGATCTCCGGCTCCAGGCCCACAAACTCGACGCCTTCAGCCCCCTCAAGGTTCTGTCCAGGGGCTACGCCATCGCCGAGAAGCTCCCCGGCGGAGAGATACTGAGAGCGAGCTCCCAGGCCGCGCCGGGAGACCGCCTGCGCCTGCGCCTCCACGAGGGCCACGTCTTTTGCGAGGTCATCCCCCATGAACAACAAAACTCCTAA
- the zapA gene encoding cell division protein ZapA produces the protein MNEKVDIEIFRRKLTVEMEGLTPIEINALAQKVHEKMAEISESNPKIADSSKLAIITALDFAAELEKIREARQTELRVAERKMDEMALALQNALGSAASRE, from the coding sequence GTGAACGAGAAAGTCGACATAGAGATTTTTCGGCGCAAGCTCACGGTCGAGATGGAAGGCCTCACCCCCATCGAGATCAACGCCTTGGCGCAGAAGGTCCACGAAAAAATGGCGGAGATCTCGGAAAGCAACCCTAAAATCGCCGACAGCTCCAAGCTCGCCATCATCACGGCCCTGGATTTCGCCGCGGAACTCGAGAAAATTCGGGAAGCCCGCCAGACCGAGCTGCGCGTCGCGGAAAGGAAGATGGACGAAATGGCCCTTGCCCTCCAGAACGCCCTGGGCTCCGCCGCTTCCCGTGAATGA